The Candidatus Rokuibacteriota bacterium DNA segment GGCTGCTCCTTCACCTTCGAGTGGGCGCTGATGGACGCGGGCATCCCTTTGCGGCACGTGGATCGCGGCTGCAACGTCTCCATGTGGAAGACCAACGTCGCCTGCCGCCCGGCGGGCCGCTTCCACGGCCCCATGGTCGTCTCGATGCGGCCCATCCCGTACCAGATGGTCGCCAAGGCTGTGACGGCCTCGGCGCGCTTCCCCGGCGCCCACGGCGCGCCCGTGCACGTGGGCGATCCCGCGCACCTCGGCATCAAGGACATCTCGAAGCCCGACTGGGGCGACTTCGTCGGCATCGAGCCGGGGGAAGTCCCGATGTTCTGGGCGTGCGGCGTGACGCCGCAAGCGGTGGCGCTGGCGTCGAAGCCCTCGTTCATGATCACCCACAGCCCGGGCCACATGTTCATCACCGACGTGCCGAACTCCACCCTCGCCGCGTTCTAGCCGGTGGGCATCTACGCCGAGCCCCGCTTCCTGCCCTGCGGGGACCTCGCGCTGTCGGTCGAGCTGGGTGACGACATCAATCGCGAGGTCAACGCGCGGGTTCTCGCGCTCGAGTACCTGATCCAGCAGAAGGCGCTGGGCGGCGTCACTGAGACCCTGCCGAGTTACCGCTCGCTCCTCGTCTACTACGACCCCTTCACGGTTGGTTGGGACGAGCTGACCAAATCCCTTCGCGCGCTGTGCCGGGAGGCCCGGCCCGAGGTGCTGCCGCCGGCACGCACGGTCGAAATCCCGTGCTGCTACGGTGAAGACCTGGGCTTCGAGCTCGCGGCGGCGGCCAAGAAGATCGGCTTGCCGCCGGACGACGTCGCGCGGCTCCACGCCTCGACCGACTACTACGTCTACTTCGTCGGCTTCACGCCGGGGCTGCCCTACATGACGGGCATGCCCGACCGCCTCGAGATCCCGCGACTGGATCAGCCGCGGACCAAGACGCCGCCCGGCAGCGTCGCCATCGGCGGCATCCAGT contains these protein-coding regions:
- a CDS encoding putative hydro-lyase, whose protein sequence is MPIDTRHPREIRADIRSGKLHGVTAGLGPGFVQANMAVLPKEDAYDFLLFCQRNPRPCPLIEVTEVGSPEPVGVAPGADLRTDLPRYRIYKDGVLADEVTDVKAFWRDDLVAFLLGCSFTFEWALMDAGIPLRHVDRGCNVSMWKTNVACRPAGRFHGPMVVSMRPIPYQMVAKAVTASARFPGAHGAPVHVGDPAHLGIKDISKPDWGDFVGIEPGEVPMFWACGVTPQAVALASKPSFMITHSPGHMFITDVPNSTLAAF
- the pxpB gene encoding 5-oxoprolinase subunit PxpB, encoding MGIYAEPRFLPCGDLALSVELGDDINREVNARVLALEYLIQQKALGGVTETLPSYRSLLVYYDPFTVGWDELTKSLRALCREARPEVLPPARTVEIPCCYGEDLGFELAAAAKKIGLPPDDVARLHASTDYYVYFVGFTPGLPYMTGMPDRLEIPRLDQPRTKTPPGSVAIGGIQCCIYSVESPGGFWVLGRTPLRLYDPSAADPILLRAGDHVRFRMISRAEYDTIAGAVAEGTYTPRMERA